One Bradyrhizobium sp. ISRA464 genomic window carries:
- the tssM gene encoding type VI secretion system membrane subunit TssM, producing the protein MLAKDILRIVLYGVGLSSLGAVIYFAGPFVAFGDWRPLENHIVREIAILLLTTAVAGIVGLNLFKRRKNAKEIADGISGADQPVSDEPVLKERMKDALATLKTASGNKSGYLYDLPWYVIIGPPGAGKTTALVNSGLKFPLARGATPAAIAGVGGTRYCDWWFTEEAVLIDTAGRYTTQDSNTKADKDSWLAFLDILKKSRSRQPINGVLVAISIEDVLTLPKQELALHADAIRMRLLELYQRLKVSFPVYALFTKADLVAGFTEYFAYLSEAGRRQVWGATFQTADKTRNLVGQIPVEFDRLLERLSEETLDRLQDEPTPQHRVQLFGFPAQMARLKPQIHDFLNQIFEPTRYHVNANLRGFYFTSGTQQGTPIDQLIGSLARTFGAEEVGSGSYSGTGKSYFLADLISKVIIGEADWVSTDRAAVRRALILKTAALSLIGLVSIGLITAWLTSYKRNSDLIEQSLQADSEYAVAGAPLIKQTLIADHDLDKVLPLLYRLRNAPAGYGSRNEPVPLSARYGLSQHARLLSPSKAAYHAALERMFRPRLLYRLEEQLNARINEPAFVYEALKVYLMLGGLQSPDRELIRSWMQRDWADNLYPGATNAEGRRLLDENLVAMFDLETEQPPLVELDGRLIKQAQNSLARLSVSQRAYEFLKSEARTSTAGDWIAGRRGGPDMAVVFETTTGQSLDAVRVPEFFTYNGFHQKFIARLPGLSERMKRERWVLGDAGQQSAIDQQYDSLAGDLLNIYSNEFVTTWRAALGSLRLKKLLADKPKYEVLRALSAPTSPMRQILESVRDETMLTKERAKSATAAAPAAAAAAPAPALFGNAQDGPLGATIEAQFKPYHAVLEGESTRRPIDSTIANLNDIAQNLTLIIENPQLTAQATAALQTQVAALRNNASRMPPPFSDMLRAAAGEFEGSIAASTAGQILQSLRDQVTPVCQQTVTNRYPFVRSSSQEVPLADFAKLFSPNGVMDKFFSQYLAPYADTSRSNWVWRKESPVGRSFSPDTLKQFQNAAYIRDAFFQTGGGVPAVSFAIRPPGAGEPGVTVKTEIGGTTITSPTTPGPAASSFFGGPQPAPPPQPQSNAPTTVLWPGPSPRTAISVSNDTGPPSVLERIGPWSLFRMLEAGSLVTKAETASATFIVAGRELNYHISTGSLRNPLNLSVLREFRCPTGI; encoded by the coding sequence ATGCTTGCCAAGGACATTCTCCGCATCGTTCTCTACGGCGTCGGGCTCAGCTCGCTTGGGGCGGTGATCTATTTCGCCGGTCCCTTCGTCGCGTTCGGCGACTGGCGGCCGCTGGAGAACCATATCGTCCGCGAGATCGCTATTCTGCTGCTCACCACGGCCGTGGCGGGCATCGTGGGCCTCAATCTGTTCAAGCGGCGCAAGAATGCCAAAGAGATTGCCGACGGCATCAGCGGTGCGGATCAGCCCGTCAGTGATGAGCCGGTGCTCAAGGAGCGCATGAAGGATGCGCTCGCAACGCTGAAGACTGCAAGCGGCAACAAGTCGGGCTATCTCTACGATCTGCCTTGGTACGTCATCATCGGTCCGCCCGGCGCCGGCAAGACCACGGCGCTGGTCAATTCCGGGCTCAAATTTCCGCTCGCGCGCGGGGCGACGCCAGCGGCGATCGCGGGGGTCGGCGGTACCCGCTACTGCGATTGGTGGTTTACCGAGGAAGCCGTGCTGATCGATACTGCCGGCCGTTACACGACCCAGGATTCCAACACCAAGGCCGACAAGGACAGCTGGCTGGCATTCCTTGACATCCTGAAGAAAAGCCGGTCGCGCCAGCCGATCAATGGAGTCCTCGTCGCCATCAGTATCGAAGACGTGCTGACGCTGCCGAAGCAGGAACTCGCGCTTCACGCCGATGCCATCAGGATGCGCCTGCTCGAGCTGTATCAAAGGCTCAAGGTCAGCTTCCCGGTCTACGCGCTATTTACCAAGGCCGATCTCGTTGCCGGCTTCACCGAATACTTCGCCTATCTCAGCGAGGCCGGCCGCCGCCAGGTCTGGGGCGCCACGTTCCAGACCGCCGACAAAACCCGGAATCTGGTGGGGCAGATCCCGGTCGAGTTCGACCGTCTGCTGGAGCGCCTGAGCGAGGAGACGCTCGACCGCCTGCAGGACGAGCCGACGCCGCAGCACCGCGTGCAATTGTTCGGCTTTCCGGCGCAGATGGCGCGGCTCAAGCCCCAGATCCACGATTTCCTCAACCAGATCTTCGAGCCGACGCGCTATCACGTGAATGCGAACCTGCGCGGGTTCTACTTTACGTCCGGCACACAGCAAGGCACGCCGATCGACCAGCTGATCGGGTCGCTGGCGCGTACGTTCGGCGCCGAGGAGGTTGGCTCCGGATCCTATTCTGGCACGGGCAAGAGCTACTTCCTCGCTGATCTGATCTCCAAGGTCATCATCGGCGAGGCCGACTGGGTCTCGACCGACCGTGCCGCAGTGCGCCGTGCACTGATCCTGAAAACCGCAGCGCTGTCGTTGATCGGCCTGGTCTCGATCGGACTGATCACGGCGTGGCTGACGAGCTACAAGCGCAACTCCGATCTGATCGAGCAGAGCCTGCAGGCGGATAGCGAGTACGCGGTCGCCGGAGCGCCACTCATCAAGCAGACGCTGATCGCCGATCATGATCTCGACAAGGTGCTGCCGCTGCTCTACCGGCTGCGCAACGCCCCGGCGGGGTACGGATCGCGCAACGAGCCGGTGCCATTGTCGGCGCGCTACGGGCTCAGCCAGCACGCCCGGCTGCTATCGCCCTCGAAGGCAGCCTATCATGCGGCGCTCGAGCGCATGTTCCGGCCACGTCTGCTGTATCGGCTGGAGGAGCAGCTTAATGCGCGCATCAACGAACCTGCCTTCGTCTACGAGGCGCTGAAGGTCTATCTGATGCTCGGTGGCCTGCAGTCGCCGGACCGTGAGCTGATCCGCTCCTGGATGCAGCGTGACTGGGCGGACAATCTCTATCCCGGCGCGACCAACGCGGAAGGGAGGCGTCTGCTCGACGAAAACCTCGTGGCGATGTTCGACCTCGAGACCGAGCAGCCGCCGCTGGTCGAACTCGACGGCCGATTGATCAAGCAGGCCCAGAATTCCTTGGCGCGCCTGAGTGTGTCGCAGCGTGCCTACGAGTTTTTGAAATCGGAAGCGCGTACATCGACTGCTGGCGACTGGATCGCCGGCCGCCGCGGGGGCCCCGACATGGCCGTGGTGTTCGAAACCACGACAGGGCAGTCTTTGGACGCCGTGCGGGTGCCTGAGTTCTTCACGTATAACGGCTTCCATCAGAAGTTCATCGCCCGGCTGCCCGGATTGTCGGAGCGCATGAAGCGGGAGCGTTGGGTCTTGGGCGATGCCGGTCAGCAGTCGGCCATCGACCAGCAGTACGACAGTCTGGCCGGCGATCTGCTCAACATCTATTCCAACGAGTTCGTGACGACCTGGCGAGCGGCACTTGGCAGCCTGCGCCTGAAGAAGCTGCTCGCCGACAAGCCGAAATACGAGGTGCTGAGGGCGCTTTCGGCGCCGACCTCGCCGATGCGGCAAATCCTGGAATCGGTGCGCGACGAGACGATGCTGACAAAGGAAAGGGCGAAGTCCGCTACCGCCGCAGCGCCCGCCGCGGCCGCCGCCGCGCCGGCGCCGGCACTCTTCGGCAATGCCCAGGACGGACCGCTCGGGGCGACGATCGAGGCACAGTTCAAACCCTACCATGCGGTGCTCGAAGGCGAGAGTACCCGCCGGCCGATCGACTCGACCATCGCCAATCTGAACGACATCGCGCAGAACCTGACGCTGATCATCGAGAATCCGCAACTGACCGCGCAGGCGACCGCTGCGCTTCAGACCCAGGTCGCAGCGCTTCGCAACAATGCCTCGCGCATGCCGCCGCCATTTTCCGACATGCTGCGGGCGGCTGCCGGGGAGTTCGAAGGCAGTATCGCGGCCTCGACCGCCGGACAGATCCTGCAGTCGCTGCGCGATCAGGTCACGCCGGTCTGCCAACAGACGGTGACCAACCGCTATCCGTTTGTCCGCAGCAGCAGCCAGGAGGTCCCGCTCGCGGACTTCGCGAAATTGTTCAGTCCGAACGGCGTTATGGACAAGTTCTTCAGCCAGTACCTGGCACCCTACGCCGACACGTCGCGGTCGAACTGGGTCTGGCGAAAAGAGAGCCCCGTCGGCCGGTCGTTCTCGCCGGACACGCTCAAACAGTTCCAGAATGCGGCGTATATCCGCGATGCCTTCTTCCAGACGGGCGGCGGCGTGCCGGCGGTGTCATTCGCGATCCGGCCGCCTGGGGCAGGCGAGCCAGGCGTGACCGTCAAGACTGAGATCGGCGGCACCACTATTACGAGCCCCACCACTCCGGGACCGGCCGCTTCGTCCTTTTTCGGCGGTCCGCAACCTGCGCCACCGCCACAGCCACAGAGCAACGCGCCGACGACCGTCCTATGGCCGGGCCCATCGCCGCGGACGGCGATTTCAGTCAGCAACGACACCGGTCCGCCGTCCGTGCTGGAGCGCATCGGTCCCTGGTCGTTGTTCCGGATGCTGGAAGCGGGCTCGTTGGTGACGAAGGCGGAAACCGCCAGCGCGACTTTCATCGTCGCCGGGCGCGAGCTCAACTATCACATTTCGACCGGTTCGTTGCGCAATCCGCTGAATCTGTCAGTGCTCCGCGAGTTTCGTTGCCCGACCGGGATATGA
- the tagF gene encoding type VI secretion system-associated protein TagF, whose product MTMRCGLFGKIGVKRDFIAIATPRSFLEAWEPWMQAALSASRHQLGPGWQQAFLTAPVWRFWLGAAICGTTVAGAIMPSLDGVGGYYPLTLHAVTGDDASLPPPNIDPQDEWFGQAETFLLSTLDRAATFEQISDALDRLAVPRLQATVADGPPITSLGAATMGRASAVDAFAGSFAALCAANPPVYAAASFWWTAGGEGFPSMALCCRGLPDPFHYSTLMTGDLDRAASKSG is encoded by the coding sequence ATGACCATGCGCTGCGGTTTATTCGGCAAGATCGGCGTGAAGCGCGATTTCATCGCGATCGCGACCCCGCGCAGCTTCCTCGAAGCCTGGGAGCCGTGGATGCAGGCTGCGCTGTCGGCAAGCCGCCACCAGCTTGGCCCAGGCTGGCAGCAGGCCTTCCTGACCGCGCCAGTCTGGCGGTTCTGGCTCGGCGCCGCGATCTGCGGCACCACGGTGGCTGGTGCAATCATGCCCTCGCTCGACGGGGTAGGGGGATACTATCCACTGACGCTGCACGCGGTAACGGGCGATGACGCCTCGCTGCCGCCTCCGAACATTGATCCGCAGGACGAATGGTTCGGGCAAGCGGAGACATTCCTGCTCTCGACCCTGGATCGGGCCGCAACCTTCGAGCAGATCTCCGATGCACTCGATCGTCTCGCGGTGCCGCGACTGCAGGCGACCGTCGCCGACGGTCCGCCGATCACGTCGCTGGGCGCCGCGACAATGGGAAGGGCTTCCGCGGTCGACGCATTCGCCGGGTCGTTTGCCGCACTTTGCGCCGCCAACCCACCGGTCTACGCCGCGGCCAGCTTCTGGTGGACCGCCGGAGGGGAAGGCTTTCCGTCAATGGCGCTGTGTTGCCGCGGATTGCCGGATCCGTTTCACTATTCCACGCTGATGACCGGCGATCTCGACCGTGCAGCATCCAAGTCGGGATGA
- a CDS encoding serine/threonine-protein kinase yields MTSNDPFRSSYHGVPPGTRLNGIYEIEAMIGAGGMGEVYKCREIQTGSPVAVKMLLPDMIDNEAALALFRREAAALHNLPHDAIVRYFLFTVEPVLQRPYLAMEFVNGRSLSNMLDEGPLTFEALIKLKQRVASGLEAAHEHGIIHRDVSPDNIIVPLDDVRRAKIIDFGIARSTQMGDKTIIGSGFAGKDNYASPEQVGLHGNEVTAKSDVYSLGLVLFHALTGQKLDMGGSQFQLVEKRRRVPDLGAVDMRIRPLLEQMLQPDPTLRPTMAEVANWVPTGSAQTPSTPLYGFDPLRRPESAAPAPQDRIPSTAQSPRSFWLGAGVAAVLVLFGGGGYAFYKLVWSAPGVAALPPPPKLAGTMSPPKVEPAGSQPGRQEPVKLSAQPTVAPTPALDGPGRAERIRKYVAQYSGGDCFFVLPVAVSQNAAIIEGFGASTAPFETFDKAFRREQGFEASVGVRQVTQAQCPAVQFLSQVGSDQARAPRITLSATELKAGETLNGTIENFANRVVELLMVSDRGEVQSLSYLLKPGIDSLSFTLPTARASGPQLLLVVATPQVLDSLRQPRPTAADTFFLQALSEAQRNKMTITAAARYVLLTN; encoded by the coding sequence ATGACCTCGAACGATCCGTTCCGATCGTCCTACCACGGCGTGCCGCCCGGCACCCGGCTCAATGGCATCTACGAGATCGAAGCGATGATCGGCGCGGGCGGCATGGGTGAGGTCTACAAGTGCCGCGAGATCCAAACCGGATCGCCGGTTGCCGTGAAAATGCTGCTGCCCGACATGATCGACAACGAGGCGGCGCTGGCGCTATTCCGTCGGGAGGCCGCAGCGCTTCACAATCTTCCGCACGACGCGATCGTTCGCTACTTCCTGTTTACCGTGGAGCCGGTGCTGCAGCGACCGTACCTCGCGATGGAGTTCGTGAACGGCCGCTCGCTCTCGAACATGCTCGACGAAGGACCGTTGACCTTCGAGGCACTGATCAAGCTGAAGCAGCGCGTCGCATCGGGTCTGGAGGCTGCCCATGAGCACGGCATCATCCATCGCGACGTTTCCCCGGACAACATCATCGTGCCGCTCGACGATGTCAGGCGGGCCAAGATCATAGACTTCGGTATCGCCCGGTCGACTCAGATGGGTGACAAGACCATCATTGGCTCGGGCTTCGCCGGCAAGGACAACTACGCATCGCCGGAGCAGGTAGGGTTGCACGGCAATGAGGTCACCGCGAAATCCGATGTCTACAGCCTGGGTCTCGTGCTGTTCCATGCGCTGACCGGACAGAAGCTCGACATGGGCGGCAGCCAGTTTCAACTGGTGGAGAAGCGCCGGCGTGTGCCCGATCTCGGTGCGGTGGACATGCGCATCCGGCCTTTACTGGAGCAGATGCTCCAGCCTGATCCGACATTGCGTCCGACCATGGCGGAGGTCGCCAACTGGGTGCCGACCGGTTCGGCTCAGACACCCTCCACGCCATTGTACGGCTTCGATCCGCTGCGGCGACCTGAAAGCGCGGCGCCGGCGCCGCAGGACAGGATTCCATCAACCGCGCAGAGTCCGCGCAGCTTCTGGCTGGGTGCGGGCGTGGCGGCGGTGCTGGTCCTGTTCGGTGGGGGTGGATATGCCTTCTACAAGCTGGTCTGGTCGGCGCCCGGCGTGGCGGCCTTGCCGCCACCTCCGAAACTCGCCGGGACAATGTCGCCGCCAAAAGTCGAACCTGCTGGATCGCAACCTGGACGCCAGGAGCCAGTGAAGCTATCCGCGCAGCCCACGGTGGCACCGACTCCGGCACTCGATGGGCCGGGGCGAGCCGAGCGCATCCGCAAATATGTGGCTCAATACTCGGGCGGTGACTGCTTCTTCGTCCTTCCGGTTGCCGTGAGTCAAAACGCCGCCATCATCGAAGGCTTCGGCGCCTCGACCGCCCCGTTCGAGACCTTCGACAAGGCGTTCCGGCGTGAGCAGGGATTCGAGGCCTCGGTCGGCGTCAGGCAGGTGACCCAGGCGCAATGCCCGGCCGTACAGTTCTTGAGTCAGGTCGGCAGCGATCAGGCGCGAGCGCCCCGCATCACTTTATCGGCGACAGAGCTGAAGGCCGGCGAAACCCTCAACGGCACTATCGAGAACTTCGCCAATCGCGTGGTGGAGTTGCTTATGGTGTCTGATCGCGGCGAGGTTCAGAGCCTGTCTTATCTTCTGAAGCCCGGCATCGACTCGCTTTCGTTTACGCTTCCGACAGCGCGCGCGAGTGGTCCGCAACTGCTGTTGGTCGTAGCGACCCCGCAGGTCTTGGACTCGTTGCGCCAGCCGCGACCGACGGCCGCCGACACGTTCTTCCTGCAGGCGCTGAGCGAGGCTCAGCGCAACAAGATGACAATCACCGCGGCTGCACGCTACGTGCTGCTCACGAACTGA
- a CDS encoding DUF4424 domain-containing protein, producing the protein MVALLVATSWPARANDSAAELSIGGLQFVRTNDVAMASEDLRIALDRISVRYQFSNVTTKPVTLTVAFPLPDIDLSEAENIALPSNDPVNFVDFETKIDGSPAPLTIDQRAMVGNKDVSALLRELKLPLLPIGGREIRAADLPAAIRTRLVDDGLLMPAGMSDNGRQQYAPGWVTKTSAVRQQVFPPTRTVTVEHQYRPSVGSSPDTILRSSLRRSSALSQEVARYRKEYCVQDALLAELDKRAGNSQANTAKLQERRISYVLKTGANWAGPIRSFKLTIDPGGSDRLVSFCPGRLKPSSPGSTLEYTANDFKPDADLKILVIGKF; encoded by the coding sequence ATGGTCGCGCTATTGGTCGCGACCAGCTGGCCGGCACGGGCCAACGACTCGGCTGCGGAGTTGTCGATCGGCGGGCTCCAGTTCGTTCGCACCAATGACGTGGCCATGGCGAGCGAGGACCTTCGTATCGCGCTCGACAGGATCAGTGTTCGCTACCAATTCTCGAACGTCACCACCAAGCCGGTGACGTTGACTGTTGCCTTTCCGCTGCCCGACATCGACCTGTCGGAGGCGGAGAACATTGCGCTGCCGTCAAACGATCCGGTCAACTTCGTCGACTTCGAGACCAAAATCGACGGCAGCCCGGCGCCGCTGACCATCGATCAGCGCGCCATGGTTGGCAACAAGGATGTCAGTGCCCTGCTCCGTGAGCTCAAGCTGCCGCTACTGCCGATCGGTGGCCGCGAGATCCGGGCTGCCGACCTGCCCGCGGCGATCCGAACCCGACTCGTAGACGACGGGCTGCTTATGCCTGCCGGCATGAGCGACAACGGTCGCCAGCAATATGCGCCGGGCTGGGTCACGAAGACCTCGGCTGTGCGCCAGCAGGTGTTTCCGCCCACGCGAACCGTCACGGTCGAACACCAGTATCGGCCGAGCGTCGGCTCCAGCCCTGACACCATCCTGCGCTCGAGCCTGCGCCGTAGCAGCGCTCTCAGTCAGGAGGTCGCGCGTTACCGGAAAGAGTATTGCGTCCAGGATGCGCTCCTCGCCGAGCTCGACAAGCGCGCAGGCAACAGCCAGGCCAACACCGCGAAGCTGCAGGAGCGGCGCATATCGTACGTGCTCAAGACCGGCGCGAATTGGGCCGGGCCGATCCGGTCGTTCAAGCTGACCATCGACCCAGGCGGCAGCGACCGCTTGGTGAGCTTCTGCCCCGGGCGGCTCAAGCCATCCTCCCCCGGAAGCACGCTTGAATATACGGCAAACGACTTCAAGCCGGATGCCGATCTGAAGATCCTGGTGATCGGAAAGTTCTGA
- the tssL gene encoding type VI secretion system protein TssL, long form, which yields MNDRDKPVNPFGRGERTIIRPNPGGKLPPAPTSQPPPGEGPAARPAYSPSPLPSPDAPAPPSSFSPVPQGSSYAAAPISHPTEEWISTPAQAQAPHPILPPGPPLRVDDLVAPNANPVMRAAGPLLQLLGRLRVALMRASFASLMEQVADAIKFFEKDIRSAGISEHQANTAKYILCATADDIVQHIPTEERHVWTQYSMLSRFFGERIGGVRFFEILDHLKVDPLVNYPVLELQHACLALGFQGIHRTSAGGLANLQAIQRNLYETLRRVRPKAIGDLSPNWRGQALAGRRQRLRIPVWLVAAIVAALLTGSYFVLRTLLAGRSENAAQVALALHPGDPIELKRRVAAPPPPPPPPPPPDRITQLQRIRNALAKENTACAMTADQTASFIVIRVCDLALFASGQATILDGFKPVAARVAATLDKEPGRIRVVGHTDSSPIHTVRFPSNFELSVERAKAVAAALKPGLTDSSRVDVEGKGADAPIASNTTPEGRAKNRRVEIFIERSE from the coding sequence ATGAACGACAGGGACAAGCCGGTCAATCCTTTCGGTCGGGGTGAACGGACGATCATCCGTCCCAACCCCGGCGGGAAGTTGCCGCCGGCGCCGACCTCTCAGCCTCCTCCGGGCGAGGGACCTGCCGCACGTCCGGCCTATTCGCCATCGCCTTTGCCTTCTCCCGACGCGCCTGCGCCGCCCTCATCCTTTTCTCCTGTCCCGCAGGGCTCGAGCTACGCCGCCGCACCGATCAGCCATCCAACTGAGGAATGGATCTCGACACCCGCGCAAGCCCAGGCGCCGCATCCGATATTGCCGCCGGGACCGCCGTTGCGCGTTGACGATCTGGTCGCGCCAAACGCCAATCCGGTGATGCGCGCTGCGGGTCCGTTGCTGCAACTGCTTGGCCGGTTGCGGGTGGCGCTCATGCGTGCGTCATTCGCGAGCCTGATGGAGCAGGTCGCCGACGCTATCAAATTCTTCGAGAAGGATATCCGTTCAGCGGGCATTTCCGAGCACCAGGCCAACACAGCGAAATACATCCTGTGCGCCACGGCCGACGACATCGTGCAACACATCCCGACCGAGGAGCGCCACGTCTGGACGCAATACTCGATGCTGAGCCGGTTCTTCGGCGAGCGGATCGGCGGCGTCCGCTTCTTCGAGATCCTCGACCATCTGAAGGTTGATCCGTTGGTCAACTATCCGGTGCTCGAGCTTCAGCACGCCTGCCTTGCGCTCGGCTTCCAGGGCATTCACCGCACGTCGGCAGGCGGGCTTGCGAACCTGCAGGCGATCCAGCGCAACCTCTATGAAACGCTGCGCCGGGTCCGGCCCAAGGCGATTGGCGACCTGTCGCCCAACTGGCGCGGGCAGGCCCTGGCTGGCCGCCGGCAGCGTTTGCGTATTCCAGTCTGGCTGGTGGCGGCCATCGTCGCCGCGCTGCTGACCGGGTCCTATTTCGTCCTGCGGACACTCCTCGCCGGCCGGTCAGAGAATGCTGCCCAGGTGGCGCTCGCGCTCCATCCGGGCGACCCGATCGAGCTCAAGCGCCGGGTCGCTGCGCCACCGCCACCGCCCCCACCGCCGCCGCCACCGGACCGCATTACCCAGTTGCAGCGCATCCGCAACGCGCTCGCGAAAGAGAACACCGCCTGTGCCATGACGGCGGACCAGACCGCGAGCTTCATTGTGATCAGGGTCTGTGACTTGGCGTTGTTTGCATCGGGCCAGGCCACCATCCTCGATGGCTTCAAGCCGGTCGCGGCCCGCGTCGCGGCAACACTCGACAAGGAGCCGGGACGAATCCGGGTCGTCGGCCATACCGACAGTTCGCCGATCCACACAGTGCGCTTCCCTTCGAACTTCGAGTTGTCGGTCGAGCGCGCCAAGGCGGTTGCAGCCGCACTGAAGCCGGGCTTGACCGATAGTTCGCGCGTCGACGTCGAGGGCAAGGGAGCCGATGCGCCAATCGCGAGCAATACGACACCTGAGGGACGCGCCAAGAACCGGCGCGTCGAGATCTTTATCGAACGCAGTGAATAG
- the tssK gene encoding type VI secretion system baseplate subunit TssK, whose protein sequence is MSWYSKVFWSEGLFLRPHHLQQNDRYIEHLLEKRVRYTTPYPWGFAQLEIDRDLTEQSKFALRNASGVMPDGTPFDIPADSPIPEAIEVPDSAAGQIVWLMMPVAAPNTREVDEDRTDSASRYVRTSETFIDSTSALRIEEEIDIAYPRLSFELRKTSKPGYMGLGIARILEVRDKNILFDDKFVPPMLVCAAHPIIDGWLNRIIGWVETKLDELARYAVDPSSGGGLQSVDYLVLQVLNRTIPVLTHFQRSGSVHPERLYDELLRFAGELATFATAERRARNYPAYDHDDLENVFTPLVSDIQDFLSARLGRRAIRLEIIERAQNAFVSPIRDRALFRNATLVLEVAARRPLVEIQNEFPHLFKVGPNTKMNEIVHANLPGLTLVHLPTPPPHIRAITDHVYFYLDRKSPLWPEFSTAASIGMHFSGDWPELELYLWAILEDRP, encoded by the coding sequence ATGTCTTGGTACAGCAAGGTTTTCTGGTCAGAAGGTCTGTTTCTGCGACCGCATCATCTGCAGCAGAACGATCGCTACATCGAACATCTGCTGGAAAAGCGCGTTCGCTACACAACTCCTTACCCCTGGGGGTTCGCCCAGCTCGAGATCGATAGGGACCTTACCGAACAAAGCAAGTTCGCGCTGCGCAATGCGTCCGGCGTCATGCCGGACGGAACGCCGTTCGATATTCCTGCGGATAGCCCCATCCCGGAGGCGATCGAAGTGCCGGATTCGGCCGCAGGTCAGATCGTCTGGCTGATGATGCCAGTCGCAGCGCCAAACACCCGCGAGGTGGATGAGGACCGCACCGACAGTGCCAGTCGTTATGTTCGTACTTCGGAGACCTTCATCGACTCGACCTCGGCGTTGCGCATCGAGGAAGAGATCGACATCGCTTACCCCAGGCTGTCGTTCGAACTGCGCAAGACCAGCAAGCCCGGATACATGGGCCTTGGCATCGCGCGCATTCTGGAGGTGCGCGACAAGAATATCCTTTTCGACGATAAATTCGTGCCGCCGATGCTGGTCTGCGCCGCACATCCGATCATCGATGGCTGGCTCAACCGCATCATTGGCTGGGTCGAGACCAAGCTCGACGAGCTGGCGCGTTATGCGGTTGATCCGTCATCCGGTGGCGGTTTGCAGAGCGTCGACTATCTGGTGCTGCAAGTGCTGAATCGTACGATTCCTGTGCTGACCCATTTCCAGCGTTCGGGCAGCGTGCATCCCGAGCGGCTGTACGACGAATTGCTGAGGTTCGCGGGTGAACTTGCGACATTTGCCACGGCGGAACGGCGCGCGCGCAACTATCCAGCGTACGATCACGACGATCTCGAGAACGTCTTCACACCCCTGGTGAGCGACATCCAGGATTTCTTGAGCGCGCGGCTGGGTCGCCGGGCGATCCGCCTGGAGATCATCGAACGCGCACAGAACGCATTCGTATCGCCGATCCGCGATCGGGCGCTGTTCCGCAATGCGACCCTGGTGCTGGAGGTTGCCGCACGGCGGCCGCTCGTAGAGATTCAGAACGAGTTCCCGCACCTGTTCAAGGTCGGCCCGAACACAAAGATGAACGAGATCGTACACGCAAATCTGCCGGGGCTGACGCTGGTGCATTTGCCGACGCCGCCGCCGCACATCCGGGCCATCACGGATCACGTTTACTTCTATCTCGACCGCAAGTCGCCGCTATGGCCTGAGTTCAGCACCGCGGCCTCGATCGGGATGCACTTCTCCGGCGACTGGCCAGAGCTTGAGCTGTACCTTTGGGCTATCCTGGAAGACAGGCCATGA
- a CDS encoding protein phosphatase 2C domain-containing protein, producing MVHIPSSFDVGSVTHAGRVRARNEDSCLVRTDVGLWAVADGMGGHEAGDLASRIVVESLDAIGTPESAADLLAECEERLFSANQQILALSHERQGATVGTTAAVLLVRDGYYACIWAGDSRVYLINRGRINQVSHDHSELEELIAEGALSREDVKDWPNNAITRAVGVADDPEFEVVTGPAEPEDIFVICSDGLTKHLQDDEILQHAVTRRAQAACDDMLALALDRGGLDNVTIVIVRLLTPRSSEPTRSPLNRESQQ from the coding sequence ATGGTACACATCCCATCCTCGTTCGATGTCGGTAGCGTCACCCATGCCGGACGGGTGCGGGCGCGGAACGAGGACTCATGTCTGGTCCGAACCGATGTCGGCCTGTGGGCGGTCGCCGACGGTATGGGCGGTCATGAGGCGGGCGATCTCGCCAGTCGCATCGTAGTGGAGTCGCTCGATGCGATCGGCACGCCGGAGTCAGCGGCAGACCTGCTGGCGGAATGCGAGGAGCGACTGTTCAGCGCGAACCAGCAGATATTGGCGCTTAGCCATGAACGACAGGGTGCCACCGTCGGTACCACAGCGGCGGTTCTGCTCGTGCGCGACGGCTATTATGCCTGCATATGGGCGGGCGACAGTCGAGTCTATCTGATCAACCGCGGCCGCATCAACCAGGTGTCGCATGATCACAGCGAACTGGAGGAACTGATCGCCGAAGGCGCGCTGTCGCGTGAAGACGTGAAGGATTGGCCGAACAATGCCATTACCCGGGCTGTCGGCGTCGCCGATGATCCGGAGTTCGAGGTGGTGACAGGCCCGGCCGAGCCGGAGGACATCTTCGTGATCTGCAGCGATGGCCTGACCAAGCACTTGCAGGATGACGAGATCCTGCAGCACGCGGTCACGCGGCGCGCCCAAGCGGCTTGCGATGACATGCTCGCTCTGGCTCTTGATCGCGGCGGGCTCGACAACGTGACGATCGTGATCGTGCGGCTGCTGACGCCGCGATCCTCGGAGCCGACACGATCGCCGCTCAATCGGGAGTCGCAACAATGA